TCATCACATTAACAACCATAATTGAAATATCGTCCATTCATTAATCATATTTGATGTGAATATATctgtcattaattattaacagcactattattaaaacaaagcaaatattataatgatttttcatCATAAAATGTTTGGATGGCTACAACTATTagacattttcaatatataatatttagaatttttgacCAGTAAAATGTTTGggagtttaataaaacactttaatATGTTTCAAAATAGAATTTAGTTTTGAACTAAATGTACCCTAgtaaacagtaaaatattgtaataaaaatgtatgtatacattaagtacttatacaaaatatttttttttaatcagtgACTTGAATGAAATTAGTGAATGAATGGAAGTGCCAGTGCAAGATGAATCTTATACTATTAGCAATTGCTTTCAAAATTGCTAGTTATAGTTTATTATCACCATCATAAAACATCGCCAATTTCCCGTAGGAAATCAACTAAAAGGAACCAAGCTGAAGGAagaatcattatataataatatatataattttagacatTATAACACCATGCttgatgtataaaaatattgttattctcTCAAAACTACattgttaatgaaattaatatatcataagaGGAAAGCATTCCATTGAGCAGTGTAAGTGGAATTTTCACCGATCCTCTAAAAAAATTGGACTGTTCGAAGTTTTTGGAATACTTTTGTGGAGAGAAAACTAAAATTGGCTAACAGATAgtacatttttgaaaaaatacgtCGATGAACAGATAATGACTACGTACCACTACTAAacagtattttaatgttaaatatcttaaatgacTAATTAGTCTCAATTAACTAAatgtttaagatattattaatagattttgtgGACTTTCTTCCCTGAGCCTTTATAACTGTTAGACCAACTCCCATCCACTAATCAAAATTCCTTTATAATCCCCCTTTATAAGCACCCTTATGAAATTGTTATACTGTTAAACGGAAATTGACAACTGCACCATAACTGAATATGCAATATGATTACAGCATCTAGTTGAACGCATTATCGAACGCTCTGTTGTTTtggaaaaaagtaaaattgttgCCTTACAATGTACCTGAACTGTCATTTAAAGAAAGccactttaaaaatacttttatacgATAAGTAATTGATACCAGAATTGCATGACTGTGTTTAGTTAATACTTTTATGCCTGTTGAGTCCGTAACAATAATAGTCTTTTTGTTTACAGTGCGGGTTTATTTAAGAGAATTGAGGTAAATGGTTATCTCACAATACTCCACTGTCACTGTTCAATCCAGTACTGAGTTGTTTGGCGGTGGCAGCTCAGCCgtcaacaataatataaatatcgctTCTTCTTGTAAGTCATTGCGGTGGCGTTCTTAAATGAACAATgttgttgtatatatttgttaaaatataaaatatattcagttttCAAAGAtgaattatgtaaaatgtatgaTGGTGTTTGTTGTATTGTTTGTTGATAACGAAGCAGGTGGACATGGAGAAAAACACCAGTAAGTTCCTTAttgataaagatatatatgttattgcgttgcttgtgttttatattttaaagtgaaattgtaaaattatttgaaaagtaattaagatatatttgcGAAtggtatagaaaatttaaataaagtttcaatttattgttaaaatattttagttttacgtgtatatttattatttctatatttacaaaaatttcagTAATCACGTCAGAGTCCACGTGCCCAAATTCGTTCATCATGACCATCACACTAAGACTATAACAATTCACCATCATCACCACAAACCTAAAAAGGAACATCATCAccaccatcatcatcatcataagCCTAAAGCTCCAGAAGGTCATCATTATCATCAACACCATAAGAAAACATCTACTCATAGCGTATCCAAAGGTCACTCTAGCCACGGGAATCACGGCCATCATGGTCACCATAGCCATCACGGTCATCACGGACATCATGGGCATGAACACAAACACCACGATATTCCTTTAACATACGATCTACATTACGAGCCACCTAATTATGAACCACCAACCATAAATTATCAACCGCCATCAATAAGCTTTAATCCCAATTCAGCATCGGAAGAAGATTTTGactttaaatcattaaatttaggGTCACCCAAAGTTCATGGCGTAGTTCATACAGTAAAAGAGACCAAAGTTTTTGATTCTTTGCCAAATGCTTTTGCTGGTGCTTCAGTTGGAAATTCAGGAAACACTGGTTCGCATGGTTATGAAGTGACAGAACAAGGAGAAGAGGCTGAGGACGATATTTATACAGCTGTAAATAGCTTGCCACAAACGTACCCGGGTACTTACGGCTTTGTTCGTAATGCAGCTCCAGAAAATATCCATGATCCTTTTGCAGAGATAGCACCCCAAAATAACAACCTAGGGTCAAGTGTCAATACTTTCCAAGCTGCATCAAACCCATCATTTAGCAATGTTCAAGATTTTTCGAGTGATAACGACCCCTTTCAGTCCCCTATAACAAACCAAATTATTCAACCATCCGAACTTTCAAATGAATTTGACGACGTCAACCCAGGAACATTTTCTGACCCAAACCATCTCGTTGGTTTTTCAAGCGCTGAAGATTTAATCGATGACACTCCGACATCATTCAATAGAGAAGCTGGTGTACAACAAACAATTAATACAGGGGGTTTAGAAACCCTTAcctattaaagatttaatgcgtgataaacaaacattagaagtagatttttttgacgataaagtatgaaaataaacactaaTTAACAAGTTATGCCATAGttattgtagtttttaaatgttatatatacatatgttgttgttatttcttgattatgttttacaataaagttttggaaaaaaaaatattttcttaattgtcTTGATCTATATTGTACcctaacaaaaataacattttatatttttgtcccTTCACAATTAACCAAAGTATAAgagaaataagtaaattaatttaagtttaaaaaatcatctctaatatttactttaactaCTGTTGTCaaggtattaattttatttcttcacaattttatttaatatgatatattatatattaacattttatttctgaaagaaaataatagtcATTATAGAAGTATgatgaaaaaaacaataataaatatcatatcgCCTCTATTACCGTCGAGCTCAGTCCAGTTCAGTGAGCTCTAATTTCACGCACCACTTTTTGAATTGtgcaacttaaaaataaaccgtCTCAAATGTAATCACCGTACTCAGGAAATGATAATGGTTGCACAacgtatacttttattttcatttatctaACTCAGGAAGTTGGTTAGTTTGCTTCCACAGTCTCTTTTATTTTGCAAGCCATTagctaatgttatttatatgtattttagatACATGTTGCATAAAAAGTGATAAGTaacattatcattaaaaactcATTAAGATGTGCTTTGTTGCCGTTCTTGTGGCcctatattgtaattttagttattaattaacaagaaaaatgaataactaaaaaaaaatgtgcacAAAAATTTGTTCAAAACCAAACGTCAATTAAAAGcctttttttactttcacatttaatacataaattaataaaaaagtttacaaaaatttaagcaTTCAACTATGCTacgtaactttataaaattttgatagacgtataaaattattcaatggGTTTTGAAAGAAGGACAAAAACTAAGGAAAAGGTTACCAGTTTCCTTTATGGTTAGAGAAAGAAgtcataatcatttttaattcttgGACTCCATCTCCATTGAGTCTTGAATACCTTTACCTCCCAAAGCTTAGAAGATTTGATCTACATACTACACGaggctaaattaaaaaaagttttaaaaaatctgaaagTTATGATGTCATGGCGATGTACGATGAAGTATCTAAAAATCCTTGGAGCGACTCAAGTTTCTCTCATATTTTCTATGGCTAGAttgcttttaataatactatctttactttttcaatattacagtTATTACTTGTACGTATCCCTATTGCCCATCtttccaaaaaataaactatatttgtactaaaattgttgaaaaatatgcgtatttttaacacttaataaactttattgataacaatatcataattttattacaagt
This Danaus plexippus chromosome Z, MEX_DaPlex, whole genome shotgun sequence DNA region includes the following protein-coding sequences:
- the LOC116777753 gene encoding LIM domain-containing protein A-like, translating into MNYVKCMMVFVVLFVDNEAGGHGEKHHNHVRVHVPKFVHHDHHTKTITIHHHHHKPKKEHHHHHHHHHKPKAPEGHHYHQHHKKTSTHSVSKGHSSHGNHGHHGHHSHHGHHGHHGHEHKHHDIPLTYDLHYEPPNYEPPTINYQPPSISFNPNSASEEDFDFKSLNLGSPKVHGVVHTVKETKVFDSLPNAFAGASVGNSGNTGSHGYEVTEQGEEAEDDIYTAVNSLPQTYPGTYGFVRNAAPENIHDPFAEIAPQNNNLGSSVNTFQAASNPSFSNVQDFSSDNDPFQSPITNQIIQPSELSNEFDDVNPGTFSDPNHLVGFSSAEDLIDDTPTSFNREAGVQQTINTGGLETLTY